A single Amphiura filiformis chromosome 8, Afil_fr2py, whole genome shotgun sequence DNA region contains:
- the LOC140158660 gene encoding uncharacterized protein isoform X3, producing the protein MVRRQGSRFGVVTNHSVRRSNITSKNQEGNQYVVVKKMSKAPHASKKSRHVLEEFSQQVQDGNLAVISDDNDETPNPILYSLNKHRRWELPEMLKENILEEENHEESKFQLILSERHISVGGKDITARSGDCIGIHQTKCDHLKRIPKNTYSFESDLKASEKKNGRKKQRKMKEEKEEEEADGLEEDLIPQIHYEVCYPRPRNKFQNYGKASKSHDVTIKTGKKSSKKAYLSCCEWEDEDGLDYDEFDEEAFIPSTYEETRYPEKEHETSESTELVCGEVQNDYTPVSLGNVLVTLLIDAVCAETEPGKSKQRKRHRSKGSVSSLDNSDTETKDHIKVVDKEEIERFQPKDDEYVPHKSKNRRARKRERRQQDMPVQEIVKSTPLPPPPAEDPDLKFVKKISVQSLNSDLLRRDFGDKYVEGHCQPRRFVINLKPTVEEHLKNTGHERTAKTLTESGHQMMLLFEPFGCVNGIIGSKQPAYQLVRLKVIGFPPNFKLHMHNILSVPQIVECVQSSVAETSPASFYRVDGAIGWAAKQPPVTLETVRTVSRIEWCASTPSEVMQQVQCEADLSQSNSLTDAKPTNCTICYENLLPSTRGTDASALAACGHWFCNECWAQHLRSRVKQGDINISCPEFDCKTPVDKVLLLAYLTPKEYRTQSRHHRNTTLNCQPDWTWCPNAACGRLVKMIGNANHSDAAIAVNCECGLLWCSSCKGEGHWPATCEQAAAYWRLIKRNGSVQWKKFSFIGDIQHVRVKKCPFCHNYIEKHHGCSHMACVCGKEFCWDCQGDYNNHDWAMCRQAQATGLKKVSLKQDKPIVTSMPGVALMHRERRARLAVMRRRKAAEILAKKAFLLIQGPKDPSLPCLPNIDDACSIASSSSSSTTSSILSVASYKSLPITWIKDDEASWQLLQELLETAANAAKFCSEAEFCLEHLEVLCNDPNTELRSPATLLQLKNRLIFIADQLHMIIHGELQVNADSAMGRVAILMHAGKKCLKWITANVPHVLSQDEEE; encoded by the exons ATGACAATGACGAAACACCAAATCCCATCTTATACTCACTCAATAAGCACAGACGCTGGGAACTACCAGAGATGCTAAAAGAAAACATCTTGGAGGAAGAAAACCATGAAGAGAGCAAGTTCCAATTGATCTTGTCAGAACGTCATATCAGTGTCGGTGGCAAAGATATAACAGCTCGTAGTGGAGATTGCATAGGTATTCATCAAACCAAATGTGATCACCTGAAGAGGATACCAAAGAATACATACTCATTTGAAAGTGATTTGAAAGCATCCGAGAAAAAGAATGGAAGAAAAAAGCAGAGGAAGATGAAGGAGGAGAAAGAGGAGGAGGAAGCAGATGGTTTAGAAGAGGATTTAATTCCACAGATACATTATGAAGTGTGTTATCCAAGGCCGAGgaacaaatttcagaattatgGGAAAGCAAGTAAAAGTCATGATG TAACCATCAAAACAGGGAAGAAATCTAGCAAAAAAGCTTATCTTAGTTGCTGTGAGTGGGAAGATGAAGATGGTCTAGATTATGATGAGTTTGATGAGGAAGCATTTATACCATCAACATATGAAGAGACCCGCTACCCAGAGAAGGAACATGAGACATCAGAATCAACAGAGTTGGTTTGTGGTGAGGTACAAAATGACTATACCCCAGTAAGTCTTGGCAATGTTCTAGTTACATTACTCATTGATGCTGTGTGTGCTGAGACTGAGCCAGGGAAATCAAAGCAAAGAAAACGACACCGTAGCAAAGGTTCTGTCTCTTCATTGGATAATTCAGACACCGAAACCAAAGATCATATTAAGGTTGTAGATAAAGAAGAAATTGAAAGATTCCAGCCAAAGGATGATGAGTACGTGCCTCATAAGAGTAAAAACAGACGTGCAAGGAAGCGAGAAAGACGTCAACAAGATATGCCAGTACAAGAAATTGTAAAATCAACACCACTACCACCACCGCCTGCTGAAGATCCTGATTTAAAATTTGTTAAAAAGATTTCTGTACAGAGTTTGAACTCTGATTTGCTCAGAAGAGATTTTGGTGATAAATATGTTGAAGGACATTGCCAACCTCGTCGATTTGTCATCAACTTGAAACCAACTGTTGAAGAGCACTTGAAGAACACAGGACATGAGAGAACAGCCAAGACATTGACAGAATCTGGACATCAGATGATGCTGTTATTTGAACCATTTGGATGTGTTAATGGTATTATTGGTAGTAAGCAACCAGCCTACCAGTTAGTCAG ATTAAAAGTAATTGGATTTCCTCCAAATTTCAAGCTCCACATGCACAACATCTTGTCTGTCCCACAAATTGTAGAATGTGTCCAGTCCAGTGTAGCAGAAACATCACCAGCAAG CTTTTACAGAGTGGATGGTGCCATTGGATGGGCTGCCAAGCAACCTCCAGTCACCTTGGAAACAGTGAGAACGGTCAGTCGTATAGAATGGTGTGCAAGTACACCTAGTGAAGTTATGCAGCAG GTCCAATGTGAAGCTGACCTCTCACAATCCAACTCTTTAACAGATGCCAAGCCAACCAACTGCACTATTTGCTATGAGAATTTATTGCCATCCACCCGTGGAACAGATGCATCTGCACTCGCTGCATGTGGTCATTGGTTTTGTAACGAGTGCTGGGCACAACATCTCAGGTCCAGGGTCAAACAGGGTGACATCAATATTTCTTGCCCA GAATTTGACTGCAAGACCCCAGTGGACAAAGTCCTACTACTCGCCTACCTCACCCCTAAAGAATATCGCACTCAATCTCGTCATCACCGTAATACAACTCTCAATTGTCAACCAGACTGGACATGGTGTCCTAATGCTGCCTGTGGCCGATTGGTGAAGATGATTGGCAATGCTAATCATTCTGATGCTGCTATAGCAGTTAATTGTGAGTGTGGTTTGCTGTGGTGCTCATCCTGCAAAGGGGAAGGACATTGGCCTGCTACTTGTGAGCAAGCAGCAGCCTACTGGAGACTCATCAAGAGAAATG GTTCTGTGCAGTGGAAGAAGTTTTCATTTATTGGTGATATTCAGCATGTGCGTGTAAAGAAATGTCCATTCTGTCATAACTATATTGAGAAACACCATGGGTGCAGTCACATGGCGTGTGTCTGTGGGAAAGAATTCTGCTGGGATTGCCAAGGagattataataatcatgattggGCAATGTGTCGACAAGCTCAGGCAACAGGGCTGAAG AAAGTATCTTTGAAACAGGATAAGCCTATTGTTACTTCCATGCCTGGCGTTGCCTTAATGCATAGAGAGAGACGGGCAAGACTTGCTGTGATGAGACGTAGGAAAGCTGCTGAAATCCTGGCCAAGAAAGCT TTCCTACTTATCCAAGGACCAAAAGATCCCTCCTTACCATGCCTACCAAACATTGATGATGCCTGCAGCATcgcatcctcatcctcatcctccacCACATCATCTATCCTGTCTGTGGCCTCATACAAGAGTCTTCCTATTACTTGGATAAAAGATGATGAGGCGTCATGGCAACTACTTCAGGAACTCTTGGAGACAGCAGCAAATGCTGCCAAATTTTGTTCTGAG GCTGAGTTTTGTCTTGAGCATCTAGAGGTCTTATGCAATGATCCCAACACAGAACTGAGATCCCCTGCTACTCTACTACAACTGAAAAACAGACTCATATTTATTGCTGATCAACTTCATATG attaTACATGGAGAACTTCAAGTGAATGCAGACAGTGCAATGGGGAGAGTTGCTATCCTGATGCATGCTGGAAAGAAGTGCTTGAAATGGATTACAGCCAATGTACCACATGTTTTATCTCAAGATGAAGAAGAGTAA
- the LOC140159427 gene encoding alpha-1D adrenergic receptor-like, translating to MEVTTEFITSNVSSLCSEVSAPWCGDNEPWVNVIIDIFLWFLCIFTVFGNMLVLTVFVRDRELRSNVSNLFIVNLALADLLVGCVSIPINNLYRSACWWYFSAAACRFWITMDFSECTVSVWAIVLISYDRYILVTKGLEYERYQTLRKFLILSTLVWTISYTRYICSYVVYDWIVGSSINYDCECYSDVLTQSGFVIYDIITSNAIPVCLIAYFNARLYMRIRELSRRQRNRRANAAVTTTSAVTTTSTSVTGTTTGGVSNTFPSVNRPHLRRHRKAAVTLAILVGVACVCWIPYFTITFLQVTFGISFSTRALIVSYYIFYANSAVNPLLYVATNPRIRSGIVKIFRFN from the coding sequence ATGGAAGTTACAACAGAATTTATAACATCAAATGTGTCAAGTTTATGTTCAGAAGTTTCAGCACCATGGTGTGGTGATAATGAACCATGGGTGAACGTCATCATCGATATATTCCTCTGGTTTCTTTGTATTTTCACCGTATTCGGCAACATGTTAGTTTTGACAGTATTCGTCAGAGACAGAGAACTTCGCTCCAACGTATCCAACCTGTTCATCGTGAATCTTGCTCTTGCTGATCTCCTTGTAGGATGCGTTTCAATACCAATTAACAACCTTTATAGATCGGCGTGTTGGTGGTATTTTTCAGCCGCAGCTTGTAGATTTTGGATAACCATGGACTTCAGCGAATGTACTGTTTCCGTTTGGGCCATTGTTTTAATCAGTTACGATCGTTACATACTTGTCACAAAAGGTCTTGAATACGAACGATATCAGACTTTGCGCAAATTCCTTATTCTATCAACTCTGGTGTGGACCATTTCATATACCAGATACATCTGTTCCTATGTTGTTTACGATTGGATCGTCGGATCCAGTATCAACTACGATTGCGAATGTTACAGTGATGTGCTTACCCAATCTGGATTTGTAATCTATGACATTATAACATCCAATGCAATACCTGTATGTCTCATTGCATACTTCAATGCACGACTCTACATGCGTATACGagaactctctaggaggcaaagaAACAGGAGAGCCAATGCAGCAGTAACTACCACTTCAGCCGTTACTACAACAAGTACTTCGGTAACCGGCACAACAACAGGTGGAGTAAGCAACACTTTCCCGTCTGTTAATCGCCCACACCTTCGCAGACACCGTAAGGCAGCAGTAACATTAGCTATCCTGGTTGGTGTAgcctgtgtttgctggattcccTACTTCACCATAACATTTCTTCAAGTGACATTTGGCATCTCATTTAGCACAAGGGCTTTAATAGTGTCATATTACATATTCTATGCGAATTCTGCAGTTAATCCGTTGCTGTATGTAGCAACTAACCCTCGCATTAGAAGTGGAATTGTCAAAATCTTCAGGTTTAATTGA
- the LOC140158660 gene encoding uncharacterized protein isoform X1, which yields MVRRQGSRFGVVTNHSVRRSNITSKNQEGNQYVVVKKMSKAPHASKKSRHVLEEFSQQVQDGNLAVISDDNDETPNPILYSLNKHRRWELPEMLKENILEEENHEESKFQLILSERHISVGGKDITARSGDCIGIHQTKCDHLKRIPKNTYSFESDLKASEKKNGRKKQRKMKEEKEEEEADGLEEDLIPQIHYEVCYPRPRNKFQNYGKASKSHDVTIKTGKKSSKKAYLSCCEWEDEDGLDYDEFDEEAFIPSTYEETRYPEKEHETSESTELVCGEVQNDYTPVSLGNVLVTLLIDAVCAETEPGKSKQRKRHRSKGSVSSLDNSDTETKDHIKVVDKEEIERFQPKDDEYVPHKSKNRRARKRERRQQDMPVQEIVKSTPLPPPPAEDPDLKFVKKISVQSLNSDLLRRDFGDKYVEGHCQPRRFVINLKPTVEEHLKNTGHERTAKTLTESGHQMMLLFEPFGCVNGIIGSKQPAYQLVRLKPYGLPETFMKTISHFTQDVCLCPKYNSESAYPWAAIKMEDPTLPKTSGELEHSPMCFTSICSVQQVIDIFKTKIAEMSPESFYRVDGAIGWAAKQPPVTLETVRTVSRIEWCASTPSEVMQQVQCEADLSQSNSLTDAKPTNCTICYENLLPSTRGTDASALAACGHWFCNECWAQHLRSRVKQGDINISCPEFDCKTPVDKVLLLAYLTPKEYRTQSRHHRNTTLNCQPDWTWCPNAACGRLVKMIGNANHSDAAIAVNCECGLLWCSSCKGEGHWPATCEQAAAYWRLIKRNGSVQWKKFSFIGDIQHVRVKKCPFCHNYIEKHHGCSHMACVCGKEFCWDCQGDYNNHDWAMCRQAQATGLKKVSLKQDKPIVTSMPGVALMHRERRARLAVMRRRKAAEILAKKAFLLIQGPKDPSLPCLPNIDDACSIASSSSSSTTSSILSVASYKSLPITWIKDDEASWQLLQELLETAANAAKFCSEAEFCLEHLEVLCNDPNTELRSPATLLQLKNRLIFIADQLHMIIHGELQVNADSAMGRVAILMHAGKKCLKWITANVPHVLSQDEEE from the exons ATGACAATGACGAAACACCAAATCCCATCTTATACTCACTCAATAAGCACAGACGCTGGGAACTACCAGAGATGCTAAAAGAAAACATCTTGGAGGAAGAAAACCATGAAGAGAGCAAGTTCCAATTGATCTTGTCAGAACGTCATATCAGTGTCGGTGGCAAAGATATAACAGCTCGTAGTGGAGATTGCATAGGTATTCATCAAACCAAATGTGATCACCTGAAGAGGATACCAAAGAATACATACTCATTTGAAAGTGATTTGAAAGCATCCGAGAAAAAGAATGGAAGAAAAAAGCAGAGGAAGATGAAGGAGGAGAAAGAGGAGGAGGAAGCAGATGGTTTAGAAGAGGATTTAATTCCACAGATACATTATGAAGTGTGTTATCCAAGGCCGAGgaacaaatttcagaattatgGGAAAGCAAGTAAAAGTCATGATG TAACCATCAAAACAGGGAAGAAATCTAGCAAAAAAGCTTATCTTAGTTGCTGTGAGTGGGAAGATGAAGATGGTCTAGATTATGATGAGTTTGATGAGGAAGCATTTATACCATCAACATATGAAGAGACCCGCTACCCAGAGAAGGAACATGAGACATCAGAATCAACAGAGTTGGTTTGTGGTGAGGTACAAAATGACTATACCCCAGTAAGTCTTGGCAATGTTCTAGTTACATTACTCATTGATGCTGTGTGTGCTGAGACTGAGCCAGGGAAATCAAAGCAAAGAAAACGACACCGTAGCAAAGGTTCTGTCTCTTCATTGGATAATTCAGACACCGAAACCAAAGATCATATTAAGGTTGTAGATAAAGAAGAAATTGAAAGATTCCAGCCAAAGGATGATGAGTACGTGCCTCATAAGAGTAAAAACAGACGTGCAAGGAAGCGAGAAAGACGTCAACAAGATATGCCAGTACAAGAAATTGTAAAATCAACACCACTACCACCACCGCCTGCTGAAGATCCTGATTTAAAATTTGTTAAAAAGATTTCTGTACAGAGTTTGAACTCTGATTTGCTCAGAAGAGATTTTGGTGATAAATATGTTGAAGGACATTGCCAACCTCGTCGATTTGTCATCAACTTGAAACCAACTGTTGAAGAGCACTTGAAGAACACAGGACATGAGAGAACAGCCAAGACATTGACAGAATCTGGACATCAGATGATGCTGTTATTTGAACCATTTGGATGTGTTAATGGTATTATTGGTAGTAAGCAACCAGCCTACCAGTTAGTCAG ATTAAAACCATATGGGCTACCTGAGACTTTCATGAAGACAATTAGCCATTTTACCCAAGATGTATGCTTGTGTCCAAAATATAATTCTGAATCAGCTTACCCATGGGCAGCTATTAAAATGGAAGACCCAACATTACCAAAGACATCAGGAGAACTTGAACACAGCCCAATGTGTTTTACCAGCATCTGCTCTGTACAGCAGGTTATTGATATATTCAAGACTAAGATTGCTGAAATGTCACCAGAAAG CTTTTACAGAGTGGATGGTGCCATTGGATGGGCTGCCAAGCAACCTCCAGTCACCTTGGAAACAGTGAGAACGGTCAGTCGTATAGAATGGTGTGCAAGTACACCTAGTGAAGTTATGCAGCAG GTCCAATGTGAAGCTGACCTCTCACAATCCAACTCTTTAACAGATGCCAAGCCAACCAACTGCACTATTTGCTATGAGAATTTATTGCCATCCACCCGTGGAACAGATGCATCTGCACTCGCTGCATGTGGTCATTGGTTTTGTAACGAGTGCTGGGCACAACATCTCAGGTCCAGGGTCAAACAGGGTGACATCAATATTTCTTGCCCA GAATTTGACTGCAAGACCCCAGTGGACAAAGTCCTACTACTCGCCTACCTCACCCCTAAAGAATATCGCACTCAATCTCGTCATCACCGTAATACAACTCTCAATTGTCAACCAGACTGGACATGGTGTCCTAATGCTGCCTGTGGCCGATTGGTGAAGATGATTGGCAATGCTAATCATTCTGATGCTGCTATAGCAGTTAATTGTGAGTGTGGTTTGCTGTGGTGCTCATCCTGCAAAGGGGAAGGACATTGGCCTGCTACTTGTGAGCAAGCAGCAGCCTACTGGAGACTCATCAAGAGAAATG GTTCTGTGCAGTGGAAGAAGTTTTCATTTATTGGTGATATTCAGCATGTGCGTGTAAAGAAATGTCCATTCTGTCATAACTATATTGAGAAACACCATGGGTGCAGTCACATGGCGTGTGTCTGTGGGAAAGAATTCTGCTGGGATTGCCAAGGagattataataatcatgattggGCAATGTGTCGACAAGCTCAGGCAACAGGGCTGAAG AAAGTATCTTTGAAACAGGATAAGCCTATTGTTACTTCCATGCCTGGCGTTGCCTTAATGCATAGAGAGAGACGGGCAAGACTTGCTGTGATGAGACGTAGGAAAGCTGCTGAAATCCTGGCCAAGAAAGCT TTCCTACTTATCCAAGGACCAAAAGATCCCTCCTTACCATGCCTACCAAACATTGATGATGCCTGCAGCATcgcatcctcatcctcatcctccacCACATCATCTATCCTGTCTGTGGCCTCATACAAGAGTCTTCCTATTACTTGGATAAAAGATGATGAGGCGTCATGGCAACTACTTCAGGAACTCTTGGAGACAGCAGCAAATGCTGCCAAATTTTGTTCTGAG GCTGAGTTTTGTCTTGAGCATCTAGAGGTCTTATGCAATGATCCCAACACAGAACTGAGATCCCCTGCTACTCTACTACAACTGAAAAACAGACTCATATTTATTGCTGATCAACTTCATATG attaTACATGGAGAACTTCAAGTGAATGCAGACAGTGCAATGGGGAGAGTTGCTATCCTGATGCATGCTGGAAAGAAGTGCTTGAAATGGATTACAGCCAATGTACCACATGTTTTATCTCAAGATGAAGAAGAGTAA
- the LOC140158660 gene encoding uncharacterized protein isoform X2: MVRRQGSRFGVVTNHSVRRSNITSKNQEGNQYVVVKKMSKAPHASKKSRHVLEEFSQQVQDGNLAVISDDNDETPNPILYSLNKHRRWELPEMLKENILEEENHEESKFQLILSERHISVGGKDITARSGDCIGIHQTKCDHLKRIPKNTYSFESDLKASEKKNGRKKQRKMKEEKEEEEADGLEEDLIPQIHYEVCYPRPRNKFQNYGKASKSHDVTIKTGKKSSKKAYLSCCEWEDEDGLDYDEFDEEAFIPSTYEETRYPEKEHETSESTELVCGEVQNDYTPVSLGNVLVTLLIDAVCAETEPGKSKQRKRHRSKGSVSSLDNSDTETKDHIKVVDKEEIERFQPKDDEYVPHKSKNRRARKRERRQQDMPVQEIVKSTPLPPPPAEDPDLKFVKKISVQSLNSDLLRRDFGDKYVEGHCQPRRFVINLKPTVEEHLKNTGHERTAKTLTESGHQMMLLFEPFGCVNGIIGSKQPAYQLVRLKPYGLPETFMKTISHFTQDVCLCPKYNSESAYPWAAIKMEDPTLPKTSGELEHSPMCFTSICSVQQVIDIFKTKIAEMSPESFYRVDGAIGWAAKQPPVTLETVRTVSRIEWCASTPSEVMQQVQCEADLSQSNSLTDAKPTNCTICYENLLPSTRGTDASALAACGHWFCNECWAQHLRSRVKQGDINISCPEFDCKTPVDKVLLLAYLTPKEYRTQSRHHRNTTLNCQPDWTWCPNAACGRLVKMIGNANHSDAAIAVNCECGLLWCSSCKGEGHWPATCEQAAAYWRLIKRNGTIQWTLFSGIGDIKHVHVKKCPFCSNLIEKLTGCNYMFCVCKRAFCWDCLQDYSKHDWERCHRNKKHLQKVSLKQDKPIVTSMPGVALMHRERRARLAVMRRRKAAEILAKKAFLLIQGPKDPSLPCLPNIDDACSIASSSSSSTTSSILSVASYKSLPITWIKDDEASWQLLQELLETAANAAKFCSEAEFCLEHLEVLCNDPNTELRSPATLLQLKNRLIFIADQLHMIIHGELQVNADSAMGRVAILMHAGKKCLKWITANVPHVLSQDEEE, translated from the exons ATGACAATGACGAAACACCAAATCCCATCTTATACTCACTCAATAAGCACAGACGCTGGGAACTACCAGAGATGCTAAAAGAAAACATCTTGGAGGAAGAAAACCATGAAGAGAGCAAGTTCCAATTGATCTTGTCAGAACGTCATATCAGTGTCGGTGGCAAAGATATAACAGCTCGTAGTGGAGATTGCATAGGTATTCATCAAACCAAATGTGATCACCTGAAGAGGATACCAAAGAATACATACTCATTTGAAAGTGATTTGAAAGCATCCGAGAAAAAGAATGGAAGAAAAAAGCAGAGGAAGATGAAGGAGGAGAAAGAGGAGGAGGAAGCAGATGGTTTAGAAGAGGATTTAATTCCACAGATACATTATGAAGTGTGTTATCCAAGGCCGAGgaacaaatttcagaattatgGGAAAGCAAGTAAAAGTCATGATG TAACCATCAAAACAGGGAAGAAATCTAGCAAAAAAGCTTATCTTAGTTGCTGTGAGTGGGAAGATGAAGATGGTCTAGATTATGATGAGTTTGATGAGGAAGCATTTATACCATCAACATATGAAGAGACCCGCTACCCAGAGAAGGAACATGAGACATCAGAATCAACAGAGTTGGTTTGTGGTGAGGTACAAAATGACTATACCCCAGTAAGTCTTGGCAATGTTCTAGTTACATTACTCATTGATGCTGTGTGTGCTGAGACTGAGCCAGGGAAATCAAAGCAAAGAAAACGACACCGTAGCAAAGGTTCTGTCTCTTCATTGGATAATTCAGACACCGAAACCAAAGATCATATTAAGGTTGTAGATAAAGAAGAAATTGAAAGATTCCAGCCAAAGGATGATGAGTACGTGCCTCATAAGAGTAAAAACAGACGTGCAAGGAAGCGAGAAAGACGTCAACAAGATATGCCAGTACAAGAAATTGTAAAATCAACACCACTACCACCACCGCCTGCTGAAGATCCTGATTTAAAATTTGTTAAAAAGATTTCTGTACAGAGTTTGAACTCTGATTTGCTCAGAAGAGATTTTGGTGATAAATATGTTGAAGGACATTGCCAACCTCGTCGATTTGTCATCAACTTGAAACCAACTGTTGAAGAGCACTTGAAGAACACAGGACATGAGAGAACAGCCAAGACATTGACAGAATCTGGACATCAGATGATGCTGTTATTTGAACCATTTGGATGTGTTAATGGTATTATTGGTAGTAAGCAACCAGCCTACCAGTTAGTCAG ATTAAAACCATATGGGCTACCTGAGACTTTCATGAAGACAATTAGCCATTTTACCCAAGATGTATGCTTGTGTCCAAAATATAATTCTGAATCAGCTTACCCATGGGCAGCTATTAAAATGGAAGACCCAACATTACCAAAGACATCAGGAGAACTTGAACACAGCCCAATGTGTTTTACCAGCATCTGCTCTGTACAGCAGGTTATTGATATATTCAAGACTAAGATTGCTGAAATGTCACCAGAAAG CTTTTACAGAGTGGATGGTGCCATTGGATGGGCTGCCAAGCAACCTCCAGTCACCTTGGAAACAGTGAGAACGGTCAGTCGTATAGAATGGTGTGCAAGTACACCTAGTGAAGTTATGCAGCAG GTCCAATGTGAAGCTGACCTCTCACAATCCAACTCTTTAACAGATGCCAAGCCAACCAACTGCACTATTTGCTATGAGAATTTATTGCCATCCACCCGTGGAACAGATGCATCTGCACTCGCTGCATGTGGTCATTGGTTTTGTAACGAGTGCTGGGCACAACATCTCAGGTCCAGGGTCAAACAGGGTGACATCAATATTTCTTGCCCA GAATTTGACTGCAAGACCCCAGTGGACAAAGTCCTACTACTCGCCTACCTCACCCCTAAAGAATATCGCACTCAATCTCGTCATCACCGTAATACAACTCTCAATTGTCAACCAGACTGGACATGGTGTCCTAATGCTGCCTGTGGCCGATTGGTGAAGATGATTGGCAATGCTAATCATTCTGATGCTGCTATAGCAGTTAATTGTGAGTGTGGTTTGCTGTGGTGCTCATCCTGCAAAGGGGAAGGACATTGGCCTGCTACTTGTGAGCAAGCAGCAGCCTACTGGAGACTCATCAAGAGAAATG GTACTATCCAATGGACCCTGTTCTCAGGCATTGGTGATATCAAACATGTACATGTCAAGAAATGCCCGTTTTGTAGCAACCTCATAGAAAAACTCACTGGATGCAATTACATGTTCTGCGTTTGCAAACGTGCATTTTGTTGGGACTGCCTCCAAGATTACAGCAAGCATGACTGGGAAAGATGTCATAGAAATAAAAAACACTTACAG AAAGTATCTTTGAAACAGGATAAGCCTATTGTTACTTCCATGCCTGGCGTTGCCTTAATGCATAGAGAGAGACGGGCAAGACTTGCTGTGATGAGACGTAGGAAAGCTGCTGAAATCCTGGCCAAGAAAGCT TTCCTACTTATCCAAGGACCAAAAGATCCCTCCTTACCATGCCTACCAAACATTGATGATGCCTGCAGCATcgcatcctcatcctcatcctccacCACATCATCTATCCTGTCTGTGGCCTCATACAAGAGTCTTCCTATTACTTGGATAAAAGATGATGAGGCGTCATGGCAACTACTTCAGGAACTCTTGGAGACAGCAGCAAATGCTGCCAAATTTTGTTCTGAG GCTGAGTTTTGTCTTGAGCATCTAGAGGTCTTATGCAATGATCCCAACACAGAACTGAGATCCCCTGCTACTCTACTACAACTGAAAAACAGACTCATATTTATTGCTGATCAACTTCATATG attaTACATGGAGAACTTCAAGTGAATGCAGACAGTGCAATGGGGAGAGTTGCTATCCTGATGCATGCTGGAAAGAAGTGCTTGAAATGGATTACAGCCAATGTACCACATGTTTTATCTCAAGATGAAGAAGAGTAA